AGTTTATATAATATCAAATTATTATAATTTCCTTCGATAAATAAGTACTAATATTTTCTGTGTTTTATACATAAATTAACAAGTAATTGTCAGAGATATAATAATAAAGAAAAATATTTATATAATTTAATTGTAATTGATTGTATAATTGAGTTTTAGAATTACATATGTAATAAAATATTATAATCTTTGTAAGGTATATAAAAGCTAGAAAGGGAGGTGTAATTATGTATTTTTTATTATTTATTTTTATCGCTTTTACAGTTGGATTTTTTGCTATGATTTATAGAGATCCAAGAACATTATGGATTGGTATAGTATTTCTTTTGTGGGTTGGATCTATGTTTGCATTTTTAGGTATCTTAGGCGAGACTTATGAAATAAGAATGCTTTTAACTTCTATCATAGTTATTATTATAATTATTATGGTAGGTTTTCCTTTGTATTTGTTATCATTTATATTTATACTTATTAAAAGTGGATATAAACTCATAAAAAAAGAAGGGGCTCGTGTAACAAATTTTTTATCTTTATCCTTAGGAATATTTATTATATTATGGATTTGTTTTATACCAAATATTATACAAAGAGTTAAAAATCCTATAGTTAATGGAATTATAGCATTTATAACTTTTTTAATTACTTACTTCTTTATGATGATGTTTATTTTTGCAATATCCGCAGCAATTAATACTTACATGCCGAAAAGAAAAAAATATGATTATATCATTGTCTTAGGTAGTGGGTTAATTGGTGATAGAGTACCACCTTTATTGGCTAGTAGGATAGATAAGGGGATTGAAATATATAAAAAGCAGCTTAAAAAAGGATATACATCTAAAATTATATTTACAGGAGCTCAAGGGGCCGATGAAAAAATTTCAGAAGGTCTTGCTATGTGGAAATATGCACAGGATAATGGAGTTCCACCTGAGCATATGATAATTGAGGATAAGGCAGTAAATACCTACGAAAATCTATATAATTCAAAAAAACTATTAGAACAAGATTATAAAGATTTTGGAGAAGAATATAGTTGTATTGTGGTAACTAATAATTTTCACTTATTTCGTTCTTTAATATGGGCTAAAATTGTAGGATTAAAATGTGATGGTGCTGGTTCTAAAACTAAACTTTACTTTTCACTTAATGCACTTATTCGTGAATATGTAGGAGTTATGTATATTTACAAGAAAGTTAATATTATTATTATAAGTTTAGTATTTTTCTTTAATATTTTATTGAGTATTATAGAATTTTATTTTGTTTAACTTTTTTATAATAATTAAATATTTTTTAAAATTAGAATCACATTGTTAAATTAACTATTTTGATGGTGTGATTTTATAAAATATAATAATATAATAAAAGTAATCTATAAATAGGAATATAACACCAAGTTTTTACAAAAGAGTATTGAAGTATAATAAATTTTATGTTAGTATAATCTTAAAATAAAGTATTATAAGCCCTTTAAATGATCCTGAGAGATTGTAAGGTAGATAAATAATAAGTCTATACAAATGTCTTGGCTAAGGGTCGAGACATTTTTTGTTTGATATGAATGAAAGGTGGAATTAGGATGGATTTAAAGGCTGTAATAATGGATGAAGTAAAAATAAAAAGATCTATAACTAGAATTTCTCACGAAATAATAGAGAAAAATAAAGGTGGACAAGATATAGTATTGGTAGGAATAAAAAGAAGAGGTGTACCAATAGCTAAGAGAATTGCAGAAAACATAAAAAATTTTGAAGGTATAGATATTCTAGTAGGC
Above is a window of Clostridium sporogenes DNA encoding:
- a CDS encoding YdcF family protein, which encodes MYFLLFIFIAFTVGFFAMIYRDPRTLWIGIVFLLWVGSMFAFLGILGETYEIRMLLTSIIVIIIIIMVGFPLYLLSFIFILIKSGYKLIKKEGARVTNFLSLSLGIFIILWICFIPNIIQRVKNPIVNGIIAFITFLITYFFMMMFIFAISAAINTYMPKRKKYDYIIVLGSGLIGDRVPPLLASRIDKGIEIYKKQLKKGYTSKIIFTGAQGADEKISEGLAMWKYAQDNGVPPEHMIIEDKAVNTYENLYNSKKLLEQDYKDFGEEYSCIVVTNNFHLFRSLIWAKIVGLKCDGAGSKTKLYFSLNALIREYVGVMYIYKKVNIIIISLVFFFNILLSIIEFYFV